In one Geoglobus acetivorans genomic region, the following are encoded:
- a CDS encoding DUF2341 domain-containing protein, producing MSGDNSGVSPIIGFILLLQIMIIFLAFVQTTLIPDQLKKIEYDNVKSVKAEMEKFSALISSGNNAFLLVKTPEYPDYLFLLTPEPAGFSIWTEPFTVNISAEITLPNGSKLTLSKSYESSRIYVKIDNYFYPDTTFIFENTAVFQKSNGGLGIAGDQKMLSGGVNLVIVNSSINRAYNSPHEFSFRAVSSGGRFYAENITVEFESVNPDYWASAGLSVSGNKVKATIPSGFLSTIVVSDHEFKPGPKYMLKVNPFDSYTLSAGDIQELGAALLDDYLNPITGLKVNVTVSGGIGNAVPSNIETDISGVARTSFKAQNAGSGSVIFSAGSLSTSYSITVIQPQGTNASSLLQVNWLDSGGVWDAGKDGLKKTLSVRVVDSQSSPVPGVEVRFSVTNSSVIVLNTTSALTDTNGVVNVQATALSNGSVKIYAFAGDAGDVLSLDVINVTAFWLPGWSYRVPITIRENSGNSLADYQVLVTLNASFNWSNVNSDGSDIRFTDDLGNPLSYWIEEWNYGSSAKIWVRVPSIPASSTTTIYMYYGNPTTNSESSGSSTFIFFDHFDSDSSSLYTVWESWSRINPTFIWNPANSEVTSDTSNADYFLTANVNLPQSFAVEVRAYTEDDDALGALMKTASGEFYIASMRVSHYDGTGISGTEETLLKYSAPPTYYRQATLLSSIGDVVNPSNWQVAGIAYYNGYIHALYNHAKSGSYYVGIIAPEFPGLSTQANNPPAHYDWILVRKYVDPEPTVTVGSEETYGQ from the coding sequence GTGTCTGGAGATAACAGTGGAGTTTCACCCATAATAGGATTCATACTCCTGCTCCAGATAATGATAATATTCCTTGCCTTTGTTCAGACCACTCTGATTCCCGATCAGCTGAAAAAGATAGAGTATGACAATGTGAAATCTGTTAAGGCTGAAATGGAAAAATTCTCAGCCCTCATATCCTCTGGAAATAATGCATTCCTGCTTGTAAAAACCCCGGAATACCCCGACTATCTCTTTCTGCTAACACCCGAACCTGCAGGATTTTCAATCTGGACGGAACCATTTACTGTAAACATCTCGGCCGAGATCACGCTGCCAAATGGCAGTAAACTGACACTTTCAAAGAGCTATGAGTCCAGCAGAATATACGTGAAAATTGATAACTACTTCTATCCCGATACAACCTTCATCTTTGAAAATACGGCTGTATTTCAGAAAAGCAACGGAGGATTAGGGATTGCGGGAGACCAGAAAATGCTCAGCGGAGGGGTCAATCTTGTTATAGTAAATTCGAGCATCAACAGGGCATACAATTCTCCCCACGAGTTCTCATTCAGAGCGGTCTCTTCGGGTGGGAGATTCTACGCAGAAAACATCACAGTGGAATTTGAGAGCGTAAATCCAGACTACTGGGCAAGTGCGGGTTTATCGGTCTCGGGCAACAAGGTGAAGGCCACCATTCCATCAGGATTTCTATCCACTATCGTTGTCTCAGACCACGAGTTCAAACCAGGTCCAAAGTACATGCTGAAAGTCAACCCATTCGATTCATACACACTGTCTGCAGGAGACATCCAGGAGCTTGGTGCTGCACTTCTGGATGACTATCTGAACCCAATAACAGGTTTGAAAGTTAACGTAACCGTTTCCGGGGGTATAGGAAATGCAGTTCCTTCAAACATAGAGACCGATATTTCAGGTGTTGCGAGAACGTCGTTCAAAGCCCAGAATGCTGGAAGTGGAAGCGTTATATTTTCAGCAGGAAGTCTGAGCACATCATACAGCATAACCGTAATTCAGCCTCAGGGAACGAATGCAAGTTCACTGCTGCAGGTAAACTGGCTTGACAGCGGTGGAGTGTGGGATGCCGGGAAAGACGGTCTTAAAAAGACTCTGTCCGTAAGAGTTGTCGATTCCCAGTCCTCACCAGTTCCGGGTGTGGAGGTTAGATTTTCCGTCACAAATTCCTCGGTCATTGTACTGAACACCACCTCCGCACTCACAGACACCAACGGAGTCGTTAATGTGCAGGCCACAGCACTTTCAAACGGTAGCGTAAAGATATACGCCTTCGCCGGTGATGCGGGAGACGTGCTCAGCCTGGATGTGATAAACGTAACGGCATTCTGGCTCCCCGGATGGAGTTACCGCGTCCCCATAACAATCCGGGAGAATTCTGGCAATTCGCTGGCAGATTACCAGGTGCTCGTCACGTTAAACGCCTCATTCAACTGGAGTAACGTGAACAGCGATGGATCGGACATAAGGTTCACTGACGATCTCGGCAATCCACTGAGTTACTGGATAGAGGAGTGGAATTACGGCAGTAGTGCGAAGATCTGGGTCAGGGTGCCCAGCATTCCGGCGAGCAGCACCACTACAATTTACATGTACTACGGAAACCCCACAACAAATTCCGAAAGCAGTGGAAGTTCCACGTTCATCTTCTTCGACCACTTTGATTCGGATTCGAGCTCCCTGTATACTGTATGGGAGAGCTGGTCTCGTATCAATCCAACATTCATATGGAATCCAGCGAACAGTGAAGTTACCTCCGACACATCAAATGCTGACTACTTCCTGACGGCCAATGTGAATTTACCACAGAGTTTCGCAGTGGAGGTCAGAGCATACACTGAAGACGACGATGCCCTCGGTGCGTTGATGAAAACTGCCAGCGGTGAGTTCTATATCGCCAGTATGAGGGTCTCGCATTACGATGGCACGGGGATCAGCGGTACTGAGGAAACCCTGCTTAAATACAGTGCACCTCCTACGTATTACCGGCAGGCAACTCTATTATCTTCCATTGGCGATGTTGTGAATCCATCAAACTGGCAGGTCGCAGGCATAGCGTATTACAACGGATACATCCACGCCCTGTACAACCATGCGAAATCCGGATCATACTATGTGGGCATAATTGCTCCAGAGTTTCCTGGGTTGAGCACACAGGCAAATAATCCCCCCGCCCACTACGACTGGATACTCGTAAGAAAGTACGTTGACCCGGAGCCAACGGTCACGGTGGGGAGTGAAGAGACCTACGGACAGTAA
- a CDS encoding type II/IV secretion system ATPase subunit, whose amino-acid sequence MLNNPYYLSIRNFIEDAGMELVEGEDVPEGYTVVDEYWLIDRLALVRILESVESYRKKYWLIEPQISEDEAMLLYTIYEDVRQSFLYLMGEDNFDRLFKSLKKVLGDYAVKTKDELFYKLLYYFVRDFLGLGIVEPILFDENVEDVSCDGYGVPIFVYHRKYGNMSTNIVLEKDVLDNYVLLLAQRANKHLSYSSPIIDATLPDGSRIQITYGSEISTRGSTFTIRKFREEPFTPVELMDFGTISARMLAYFWILIENKKNVMVIGETASGKTTTLNALLMFIPPDSKIVSIEDTREIQLYHENWIPEVTRLSIEGQEIDMYDLLRAALRQRPEYIIVGEVRGKEAQTLFQAMATGHAAYATFHAGDVNQLIHRLEEDPLNVPRVLIQYLDAVAIQGRWVTKTEKKRRIKSVYEILGIEPTTKELLLNPVYRWEPHDDRFIETSSSAKLESISSSTGLSVSELLEELDRRTKFLEMLREKGVKRFGEFVKYVSLYNANSEIAFEKLQETEVS is encoded by the coding sequence ATGCTCAACAATCCTTACTATCTCAGTATCAGAAACTTCATTGAGGATGCCGGAATGGAGCTTGTTGAGGGAGAAGATGTTCCCGAAGGTTATACTGTTGTTGATGAGTACTGGCTCATTGACAGGCTGGCTCTGGTCAGGATTCTTGAAAGTGTTGAGAGTTACAGAAAAAAATACTGGTTGATAGAACCCCAGATATCTGAAGATGAAGCAATGCTCCTTTATACCATCTATGAAGACGTGAGGCAGAGTTTCCTTTATCTTATGGGGGAAGATAACTTCGACAGACTTTTCAAAAGTTTGAAAAAGGTTCTTGGAGACTATGCGGTGAAAACGAAAGATGAGCTGTTTTACAAGCTCCTTTACTATTTCGTTAGGGACTTTCTCGGACTCGGGATCGTTGAACCAATCCTGTTCGATGAAAATGTCGAGGATGTGAGCTGTGATGGATATGGGGTTCCGATTTTCGTCTATCACCGAAAATACGGGAACATGTCTACCAACATAGTGCTTGAGAAGGATGTGCTCGACAACTACGTTCTTTTGCTCGCTCAGCGAGCCAACAAGCATCTCAGCTACTCCAGTCCAATCATTGATGCAACCCTCCCTGATGGGAGCAGGATCCAGATAACCTATGGCTCGGAAATCTCCACACGGGGAAGCACATTCACAATACGGAAGTTCAGAGAAGAACCCTTTACCCCAGTTGAGCTGATGGATTTTGGCACGATTTCTGCAAGAATGCTTGCATACTTCTGGATTTTAATTGAGAACAAGAAGAACGTCATGGTCATTGGTGAGACTGCAAGCGGTAAGACCACAACGCTCAATGCTCTCCTTATGTTCATACCCCCTGACAGCAAAATTGTCTCCATAGAGGACACGAGGGAGATCCAGCTCTATCACGAAAACTGGATACCCGAGGTCACACGGCTGAGCATAGAGGGACAGGAAATCGATATGTATGATCTGTTGAGAGCAGCCCTAAGGCAGAGGCCTGAATACATAATTGTTGGTGAGGTGAGGGGTAAGGAAGCACAGACACTGTTTCAGGCAATGGCCACAGGTCATGCGGCCTACGCAACATTCCATGCCGGCGATGTGAACCAGCTCATCCACAGGCTTGAAGAAGACCCTCTAAATGTGCCGAGAGTCCTCATCCAGTATCTCGATGCCGTTGCGATTCAGGGCAGATGGGTTACGAAAACCGAGAAAAAGAGGAGAATTAAATCCGTGTACGAGATTCTTGGAATTGAGCCAACAACAAAAGAACTTTTGCTGAATCCCGTTTACAGGTGGGAACCTCATGATGATCGGTTCATCGAGACATCTTCTTCCGCCAAACTTGAGTCGATTTCGAGTTCAACGGGGCTATCCGTGTCTGAATTGCTTGAGGAGCTTGATAGGCGGACAAAGTTTCTGGAAATGCTGAGAGAAAAGGGGGTCAAGAGGTTTGGGGAGTTTGTAAAGTATGTTTCACTGTATAACGCAAATTCAGAGATCGCATTCGAGAAGCTCCAGGAAACGGAGGTATCCTGA
- a CDS encoding type II secretion system F family protein, which translates to MPYTPAFLRRMYARKWLKNRKRYADIDRAIKASRLNFTVYEFLAAAAFYSCLVFVLSFVFLSLAVKVFFDDVARYAVSITMNELVRFLMPTVKNVPHFGIGDTVSEYSPIVRYYAEKYYYIAMLIPSYLFYRLARYSILSYPFFLAKRRKGEIDLYLPHAVNMMYGMAVGGLSPVEVLKEVSKLHYLFGEVSVELKEVIKHFEVFRKDIFSSMRYVRDTTPSKKLSAFLDSLIVVLQGGGSLVDYLKSKSEEYEEEKDIAFDEVTSFMEILFEIYISIFMMFPLLLLIVLVVSKFISQDIMDGYVYMIYFLLPVSAVFIIYLAKSTLPFTGSSIVAVKDEGLAVNVYVYSRKVRRFKRSLVKRIVNRIVRFALHPYTTPIAYMDSKIVAVHVLIYSAAAFYILWSRNYIEPENYAIPAFALFSILTVIFEMKHRVISRAEERLPEFFSEIAMLNESGVSIFDGIRLVSRGGTDILSREFADIGRYVEIGLPVTRSFSRLAYRIKSDIFAKAIPIAVKTLETNSTVKDAFTTVSRFIESEILFRKRLKSSLMPYLAIVYLSVGVFIFVTYLLISKFLVVFSGMDVEVMGMKASFDVEMIRQTFMRTLYLISFLSGIIAGTISEMRVTGGFKHALFLTFITYVSFTYFV; encoded by the coding sequence ATGCCCTATACTCCTGCGTTTTTGAGGAGAATGTATGCCAGGAAATGGCTGAAAAACAGAAAGAGATATGCTGATATAGATAGGGCCATCAAAGCTTCCAGGTTAAATTTCACCGTGTATGAGTTTCTTGCAGCTGCTGCTTTTTACTCATGTCTGGTATTTGTACTCTCGTTCGTCTTTCTCAGTCTTGCCGTAAAGGTGTTTTTTGACGATGTTGCAAGATATGCAGTAAGCATTACCATGAATGAGCTGGTCAGGTTCCTGATGCCCACTGTGAAAAATGTTCCCCATTTCGGGATTGGAGATACGGTTTCGGAATACTCGCCCATAGTGAGGTATTATGCTGAAAAGTATTATTACATCGCCATGCTCATCCCCTCTTACCTGTTTTACAGACTTGCCAGATACTCCATTCTGTCCTATCCTTTCTTTCTGGCCAAAAGGAGAAAGGGCGAGATAGACCTGTATCTCCCACATGCTGTAAATATGATGTATGGAATGGCTGTGGGTGGTTTGAGTCCTGTAGAGGTTTTGAAGGAAGTCTCAAAGCTTCACTATCTCTTTGGGGAGGTCAGTGTTGAGCTGAAAGAGGTTATCAAGCATTTTGAGGTGTTCAGGAAGGATATTTTTTCGAGCATGAGGTATGTCAGAGACACCACACCCAGCAAAAAGCTTTCAGCGTTTTTGGATAGCCTGATAGTGGTGTTGCAGGGAGGAGGGAGCCTGGTGGATTATCTCAAGTCCAAGTCTGAAGAATATGAGGAGGAAAAGGACATCGCCTTTGATGAGGTCACGAGCTTTATGGAAATCCTGTTTGAGATCTACATTTCCATATTCATGATGTTTCCGTTGCTGCTGCTAATCGTACTTGTCGTTTCAAAATTCATCTCTCAGGACATAATGGATGGGTATGTTTACATGATTTATTTCCTGCTACCGGTTTCGGCAGTGTTCATAATCTATCTGGCGAAGTCAACTCTCCCGTTTACGGGGTCTTCCATTGTGGCGGTTAAGGATGAGGGTCTGGCGGTGAATGTTTATGTTTATTCCAGGAAGGTGAGGAGGTTCAAAAGGAGCCTGGTGAAAAGGATTGTTAACAGAATTGTCAGATTTGCTCTGCACCCCTATACGACACCTATCGCATACATGGACTCAAAAATAGTGGCGGTGCATGTGCTCATTTATTCTGCTGCTGCATTCTACATTTTATGGAGCAGAAATTACATTGAACCTGAAAATTACGCAATACCCGCTTTTGCGCTTTTTTCCATACTTACTGTAATCTTTGAGATGAAGCACAGGGTGATTTCACGGGCTGAAGAAAGGCTGCCTGAATTCTTCAGCGAGATTGCGATGCTTAACGAGTCGGGTGTTTCGATTTTTGATGGGATAAGGCTGGTGTCCAGAGGAGGCACCGACATACTTTCAAGGGAATTTGCCGACATAGGCAGGTACGTCGAGATCGGCCTCCCCGTCACGAGATCTTTTTCGAGACTGGCATATCGAATAAAAAGCGATATTTTTGCAAAGGCGATCCCCATAGCGGTAAAGACTCTCGAAACAAACTCCACAGTAAAGGATGCGTTTACAACGGTTTCCCGGTTTATTGAGTCTGAGATTCTATTCAGAAAAAGGTTGAAGTCCAGTCTCATGCCCTACCTTGCCATAGTTTACCTTTCTGTTGGAGTTTTCATCTTTGTAACCTATCTGCTCATTTCCAAGTTTCTTGTCGTCTTCTCGGGAATGGACGTGGAGGTCATGGGTATGAAGGCGTCATTTGATGTTGAGATGATAAGACAGACTTTCATGAGGACTCTTTATCTCATTTCATTCCTTTCGGGGATCATTGCAGGGACGATATCTGAGATGAGGGTTACGGGAGGATTCAAACACGCCTTATTCCTGACCTTCATTACCTATGTATCTTTCACGTATTTTGTATGA
- a CDS encoding metallophosphoesterase family protein, giving the protein MVLIELLDEALSMRYSRLPEIESETFSVIGDIHADSRALKILTEDAFRPVVFLGDYADRGDEPVEVYRAILEGYISGDYILLRGNHESENVIPHDLPCRLGEEEWGEEFYRKLLKFWKTLPCCCIINGEIFAVHGGIYTKGCRIVGEGIKRSELMRDDAEIELMWNDPWENNECARNFERGIGYRFGAKATGRFLEDLGLKVVVRSHEPYKVLKVEHNGMVVTIGSTGVYGTRIARLNVCGKFRDGYDLCQNFGEIF; this is encoded by the coding sequence ATGGTACTGATTGAGCTTCTCGACGAAGCATTGAGTATGAGGTATTCCAGATTGCCTGAGATCGAGTCTGAAACATTTTCGGTAATAGGTGATATTCATGCCGACTCCAGAGCCCTGAAAATCCTGACAGAGGATGCGTTCAGGCCCGTAGTCTTCTTAGGAGATTATGCTGACAGGGGTGATGAGCCGGTTGAGGTTTACAGGGCAATTCTCGAGGGTTATATCAGCGGGGATTACATTCTCCTCAGGGGAAATCATGAGTCTGAGAATGTAATACCTCATGATTTGCCTTGCAGGCTGGGGGAAGAGGAATGGGGAGAAGAGTTTTACAGAAAACTTCTGAAATTCTGGAAAACGCTCCCCTGCTGCTGCATAATAAATGGTGAGATTTTTGCAGTGCATGGTGGAATCTACACAAAGGGCTGCAGGATTGTTGGTGAGGGTATAAAACGTTCGGAATTAATGCGGGATGATGCTGAGATTGAGCTGATGTGGAATGACCCCTGGGAAAACAATGAATGTGCGCGGAATTTTGAGAGGGGAATCGGTTACAGATTTGGGGCTAAAGCCACCGGCAGATTCCTCGAGGATCTCGGTCTGAAAGTTGTGGTGAGGAGTCATGAACCCTACAAGGTTCTGAAGGTTGAACATAATGGTATGGTTGTCACCATCGGGTCGACTGGGGTATATGGCACGAGAATAGCGAGACTTAATGTTTGTGGAAAATTCAGAGATGGATACGATTTATGTCAAAATTTTGGAGAAATTTTTTAG
- a CDS encoding cytochrome c3 family protein — protein sequence MERRAAMLLLFLIVAGIIVAAEGYNTFMFIEKDPRFCKTCHLMEEAWNKWNQSPHQGITCHECHEASIQDNMRLLVTYFTLQPEEVSDDVHVVIPNEKCENCHFQKSEKWPYVADTAGHKYHLENAKANCIDCHGGRVHKFVPDNSECKKCHSDISMKVPQMDFHCTNCHNFLADVKTNGENILPTSQDCKKCHKDRDIILALPEGAHSESECSNCHQPHITAEPFSCQTCHSLPNKPIHKYHADKDCKSCHVPHKNIDVRTVCETCHTDRKDHYPTLKCTTCHK from the coding sequence ATGGAACGAAGGGCTGCAATGCTACTCCTTTTCCTGATAGTAGCGGGCATAATAGTGGCTGCCGAAGGCTACAACACGTTCATGTTCATCGAAAAGGATCCAAGATTCTGCAAAACCTGCCACCTGATGGAAGAGGCATGGAACAAATGGAACCAGAGCCCGCACCAGGGAATAACGTGCCACGAGTGCCATGAGGCAAGCATACAGGACAACATGAGACTGCTCGTAACATACTTCACCCTCCAGCCAGAAGAGGTTTCAGACGATGTCCACGTAGTGATACCCAATGAAAAATGCGAAAATTGCCACTTCCAGAAATCAGAGAAATGGCCATACGTTGCAGATACTGCAGGACACAAATATCATCTGGAAAACGCCAAGGCCAACTGTATAGACTGCCATGGTGGAAGAGTCCACAAATTCGTGCCGGATAACTCGGAGTGCAAGAAGTGCCACAGCGACATATCCATGAAAGTTCCGCAGATGGACTTCCACTGCACCAACTGCCACAACTTCTTAGCCGATGTGAAGACAAACGGAGAGAACATCCTTCCAACGTCTCAGGACTGCAAGAAGTGCCACAAGGATAGAGACATTATCCTCGCACTGCCAGAAGGTGCCCATTCAGAGAGCGAGTGCAGCAACTGCCACCAGCCGCATATAACTGCAGAGCCGTTCTCATGCCAGACCTGCCACAGCCTGCCAAACAAGCCAATCCACAAGTACCACGCAGACAAGGACTGCAAGTCCTGCCACGTGCCCCACAAGAACATAGATGTCAGGACAGTCTGCGAAACATGCCACACAGACAGGAAAGACCACTACCCCACACTCAAATGCACAACCTGTCACAAATAA
- the nrfD gene encoding NrfD/PsrC family molybdoenzyme membrane anchor subunit: MSEILWQILQHVQGYIYPNEVEVNWSVLIALYPYITGLVAGAFIVASLERIFKVEAVKPTYRLALLTALAFLLCAPLPLVAHLGHPERALEIMMTPHLSSAMAGFGFVYAWYLMAVLLIELYFDYRRDIVMWSQEVGGIKGFIYKILTLGDYNISDEAVKADNKIVNIVTVIGLPSAAFLHGYVGFIFGSVKANHWWSSPLMPIIFLFSAMVSGIALVLLIYIASSYIRGVELDRACTDTLANYLLYAYLLDLSLEFMELAHLFYTQEEGIDAIRVLITDKLFWTFIVIQVFLGTLVPIFLLILARTGIFRFNVRKWIYIFVTTLTLIGVFAMRWNVVIGGQLISKTYLGYTTYIMPLFGPESLSLALAIWILPFIILAVLIKLLPPWEHPHEWEKTETE, encoded by the coding sequence GTGAGCGAAATTCTCTGGCAGATTCTCCAGCACGTTCAGGGATACATCTATCCCAACGAAGTCGAGGTTAACTGGAGTGTTCTCATTGCCCTCTATCCCTACATAACCGGTCTCGTGGCTGGAGCCTTTATTGTCGCATCTCTTGAAAGAATATTCAAAGTCGAGGCTGTGAAGCCCACCTACAGGCTTGCACTGTTAACGGCTCTCGCCTTCCTGCTATGCGCTCCACTGCCGCTGGTCGCGCATCTGGGACATCCTGAAAGGGCTCTTGAGATAATGATGACTCCGCACCTATCGTCAGCAATGGCAGGTTTCGGTTTCGTCTATGCCTGGTACCTGATGGCTGTGCTGCTGATAGAGCTTTACTTCGACTACAGAAGGGACATTGTAATGTGGTCCCAGGAAGTTGGCGGAATTAAGGGATTCATATACAAGATACTCACCCTCGGAGACTACAACATAAGCGATGAGGCCGTCAAAGCAGACAACAAAATCGTGAACATCGTTACTGTTATCGGTCTCCCATCGGCTGCGTTCCTGCACGGTTACGTTGGATTCATATTCGGAAGCGTTAAGGCGAATCACTGGTGGAGTTCACCTCTGATGCCAATCATCTTCCTGTTCTCAGCGATGGTCTCCGGAATTGCACTCGTCCTGCTGATATACATAGCCAGCAGCTACATAAGAGGAGTTGAGCTTGACAGAGCCTGTACTGATACGCTCGCCAATTATCTGCTCTACGCATATCTGCTGGACCTCTCCTTAGAGTTCATGGAGCTTGCTCACCTGTTCTACACCCAGGAGGAGGGCATAGATGCAATAAGAGTGCTGATAACAGATAAACTGTTCTGGACATTCATTGTGATTCAGGTCTTCCTTGGCACCCTCGTACCGATATTCCTGCTGATTCTTGCCAGGACAGGCATATTCAGGTTCAACGTCAGAAAGTGGATATACATATTCGTCACCACCCTGACACTCATCGGCGTTTTCGCAATGAGATGGAACGTGGTGATAGGCGGTCAGCTGATATCAAAGACGTACCTCGGATACACAACATACATAATGCCGCTGTTCGGCCCAGAAAGCCTCTCACTCGCCTTGGCCATCTGGATACTGCCGTTCATAATACTGGCGGTGCTGATCAAGCTGCTGCCCCCGTGGGAACACCCGCACGAGTGGGAGAAAACAGAAACCGAGTAA
- a CDS encoding 4Fe-4S dicluster domain-containing protein — protein sequence MVSRRKFLAVIAAVAGFASFKRRVAAQEPVEGYDWNRHKYAFVVDTTRCIGCGRCVRACKIENEVPMKPFYFRTWVERWVWLKDEEGPKVDSPNGGFDGFPPTYDERMISKSYYVPKLCNHCDRPPCVQVCPVGATYKTKDGVVLVDEKYCIGCRYCIQACPYGARYLYPADGPRETRRNTADKCTWCYHRITRGYKPACVEVCPVGARKFGDLMDPEDEVRKIIEERRVQVLKPDMGTLPQVYYIELDSEVR from the coding sequence ATGGTCAGTAGAAGAAAGTTCCTGGCCGTGATAGCTGCTGTCGCTGGATTTGCCAGCTTTAAGAGAAGAGTGGCAGCTCAGGAGCCGGTTGAAGGCTATGACTGGAACAGGCACAAGTATGCATTTGTCGTCGATACAACGAGATGCATTGGGTGCGGAAGGTGCGTGAGGGCCTGCAAGATTGAGAATGAAGTTCCAATGAAGCCATTTTACTTCAGGACATGGGTGGAAAGATGGGTATGGCTTAAAGATGAAGAGGGTCCCAAGGTGGATTCTCCAAACGGTGGATTTGATGGATTCCCTCCCACATACGACGAGAGAATGATATCGAAATCCTACTACGTCCCAAAGCTCTGCAATCACTGTGACAGACCCCCATGCGTTCAGGTCTGTCCAGTTGGTGCAACATACAAGACGAAAGACGGTGTCGTTCTTGTGGATGAGAAATACTGCATTGGATGCAGGTATTGCATCCAGGCATGTCCGTATGGAGCAAGATATCTCTATCCAGCCGATGGTCCGAGAGAGACCAGGAGAAACACCGCTGATAAATGCACATGGTGCTACCACAGAATTACAAGGGGCTACAAACCCGCATGCGTTGAAGTGTGCCCTGTTGGAGCGCGAAAATTCGGTGACCTGATGGATCCGGAAGACGAAGTCAGAAAGATCATAGAAGAAAGGAGAGTTCAGGTGCTTAAGCCCGATATGGGAACGTTACCCCAGGTTTACTATATTGAGCTTGACTCGGAGGTGAGATGA
- a CDS encoding NOL1/NOP2/sun family putative RNA methylase, which yields MDGLRDTNPDFFRKYEDIDDTEEFLHYMMLPLRQSFRVNTLKAGIDEVVERLSEEFELESVPWVREGFFVYGGEITNTPEFALGLIFMQEASSMIPAAVLDVEPGMLVLDMAASPGSKTTQMSAYMENRGCIIANDVKYPRINILISNIQKFGSVNVRVTMKDGRYFGRFRDTFDRVLLDAPCSNVGMIRKNYKYLRLWRQRDVEALSRLQKELIMAAYRALKPGGVLVYSTCTLDPEENEEVVDYLLSNTDANLEKIDLPLKSHEPVTEFRGKTYTDEVRKCLRIHPQDNNTEGFFVAKVVKDE from the coding sequence ATGGATGGGCTTAGAGACACAAATCCTGATTTTTTCAGGAAATATGAGGACATAGATGATACTGAGGAGTTCCTCCATTATATGATGCTGCCCTTAAGACAGAGCTTCAGGGTCAACACGCTTAAAGCCGGGATTGATGAAGTCGTTGAAAGACTTTCTGAGGAATTTGAGCTGGAGAGTGTTCCCTGGGTTAGGGAGGGTTTTTTTGTATATGGCGGGGAGATAACCAACACACCTGAATTCGCACTTGGGCTGATTTTCATGCAGGAAGCGAGCTCGATGATACCTGCTGCGGTTCTTGATGTCGAGCCGGGAATGCTCGTTCTTGACATGGCAGCATCACCGGGATCGAAAACTACCCAGATGTCGGCGTACATGGAGAACAGGGGCTGTATAATTGCAAATGATGTAAAATACCCGAGGATAAATATCCTGATATCCAACATCCAGAAATTCGGGTCTGTCAACGTAAGGGTTACGATGAAGGACGGCAGGTATTTTGGAAGGTTCAGAGATACGTTTGATCGTGTTCTGCTTGACGCTCCGTGCAGCAACGTGGGCATGATACGGAAGAATTACAAGTACCTGAGACTCTGGAGGCAGAGAGATGTCGAGGCACTGTCGAGACTTCAGAAGGAACTTATAATGGCTGCCTACAGGGCACTGAAACCGGGAGGAGTTCTTGTTTACTCGACATGTACACTCGACCCTGAAGAAAACGAGGAGGTTGTGGATTATCTTTTGAGCAATACTGATGCGAACCTCGAAAAAATTGACCTTCCCCTGAAGTCCCATGAGCCCGTAACCGAATTCAGAGGGAAAACATACACTGATGAGGTCAGGAAGTGCCTTAGAATCCACCCTCAGGACAATAACACAGAGGGATTTTTTGTTGCGAAGGTGGTAAAGGATGAATGA